One genomic region from Bacillota bacterium encodes:
- a CDS encoding pyridoxamine 5'-phosphate oxidase family protein → MNKYEIFDLMNQNPVFFLATADDNQPRVRGMLLYKADESGIVFHTGAMKDVYKQVMKNPKVELCFNDFKRNIQVRVSGELEVVDDNNLKDEILEHPSRQFLKPWKESGSLQDFYNSFIVFRLKNGTAVIWTIDTNFAPKTEIKL, encoded by the coding sequence ATGAATAAGTATGAGATATTTGACCTGATGAACCAAAACCCGGTTTTTTTTCTGGCCACCGCAGACGATAACCAGCCGAGAGTAAGAGGAATGCTGTTGTACAAAGCAGATGAATCAGGTATTGTGTTCCATACCGGAGCGATGAAAGATGTTTATAAGCAAGTGATGAAAAATCCAAAGGTTGAGTTATGCTTTAATGATTTTAAGCGCAATATACAAGTTCGGGTGAGCGGCGAACTTGAAGTGGTGGATGATAATAACCTAAAAGATGAAATATTAGAGCATCCGTCGCGCCAATTTCTGAAGCCGTGGAAAGAAAGCGGAAGTCTCCAGGATTTTTACAACTCCTTTATTGTTTTTAGACTTAAAAATGGGACGGCTGTAATCTGGACAATTGACACCAATTTTGCCCCAAAAACAGAAATAAAGCTTTAA